One Chionomys nivalis chromosome 4, mChiNiv1.1, whole genome shotgun sequence genomic region harbors:
- the LOC130873867 gene encoding 60S ribosomal protein L38-like — MPRKIEKIKDFLLTAQWKDAKSVKIKKNKDNVKFKVRCSRYLYTLVITDKEKAEKQKQFLPPGLAVKELK, encoded by the coding sequence ATGCCTCGGAAAATTGAGAAAATCAAGGACTTCCTGCTCACGGCCCAGTGGAAGGATGCCAAATCTGTCAAGATCAAGAAGAACAAGGATAATGTGAAGTTCAAGGTTCGCTGCAGCAGGTACCTTTACACCCTGGTCATCACAGACAAGGAGAAAGCCGAGAAGCAGAAACAGTTCCTGCCCCCTGGCTTGGCAGTAAAGGAGCTGAAATGA